The DNA segment GACGCGCCCCGCCCCCCGCGCAAGCGGCTGCTGGTGGTGGATGACGAGGGCATCATCCGGATGGTCTTCAAGGACCTGATGGACAAGGAGTGCGAGGTCATCGAAGCGGCCACGGGCGAGGCCGCGCTGGAGCTCCTGCGCTCCTCGAAGGTGGACCTCATCGTCACGGACAAGAACCTGCCCGGCCTGTCCGGGCTGGAGCTGGCCCAGCATGCGCGGCGGTTGGACCCCACGTCGCGCGTCATCCTGATGACGGGCTACCCGTCGCTGGTGACGACGCAGCAGGCGCTGCAGCTGGGCGTGGTGGACTACCTGCTCAAGCCCTTCGACGACATCCGCCAGGTGCGCGCGCTGCTGCGCCAGGCGCTGTACACGCCCCCGGCACCGCCCGCTCCCGCCTCCACCACCGCGACGCGGCGGGTGGACGTGTTGGAGGACCACCCGGCCACCGCCCGGCTGATTTCCGAGGCCCTGGCCCTGCTGGGGCTGGAGGCGCGCGTCGTCCCGGGCGCGGAGGTGGCCGCGATGGAGCCCCCCGTGGGCGTGGTGGTGTCGTGGGACTTCGCGCCGGCCTACGGGAAGAAGGCGCTGGAGCTGGCCCGGGGGCTGAGCCAGGGCGCGCCCTTCGTCGTCCTGGCCGAGCACCTCACCATGGAGACGGCGCTGGCGTCGCTGCGCGCCGGGGCCGCCGCGTGCCTGCCCAAGCTGCTCTCCGACACCACGGCGCTCAGCCGTGAGCTGGGGCTCGCCTTCAAGAAGGCCCAGCCCTGAAAAGACTCCGGCCCCGGGCGCCCCGCGTCGCGCGAGGCCCACCGGGGCCGGAAACCCGACGGGTGGCGGACCCGTGAGGCCCGCCGCCCTTCAGTGACTGCCTGAGCCGGGGTGGCTCAGTAGTCCATGTCGTCGCCGCCGTACTCCGGCATCCCGCCCGCGCCACCGGCGCCGCCCTTGGCCTTCTTCTTCGGGCGCTCGGCGATCATCGCCTCGGTGGTGAGCAGCAGGGACGCCACGGACGCGGCGTTCTGCAGCGCGGTGCGCTCGACCTTGGTCGGGTCGATGACGCCCGCCTTCTCCAGGTCCTCGTAGGTCTCCGTGCGGGCGTTGAAGCCGAACGCGCCGGTGCCTTCCTTGACCTTGTTGATGACGACGGCGCCCTCGACGCCCGCGTTGCTGGCGATCTTGCGCAGGGGCTCCGTCACCGCCTTGCGGATGATCTCCACGCCGAAGTCCTGCTCGCCGCCCAGCTTCAGGGCGTCCAGGGCCTTGAGGCTGCGGATGTAGGCCACGCCGCCGCCGGGGACGATGCCCTCTTCGACGGCCGCGCGGGTCGCGTGCAGCGCGTCCTCCACGCGGGCCTTCTTCTCCTTCATCTCCACTTCGGTCGCCGCGCCGACGTTGATGACCGCCACGCCGCCCACGAGCTTCGCCATGCGCTCCTGGAGCTTCTCGCGGTCGTAGTCGCTGGTGACCGTCTCGATCTGGGTGCGGATGAGCTTGATGCGGCCCTCGATCTCCGACTTCTGGCCGGCACCGTCCACGAGGGTGGTGTTGTCCTTGTCCACCGTGATGCGCTTGGCGCGGCCCAGGTCATTGAGGGTCAGGTTCTCGTACTTGTGACCCAGCTCCTCGCTCACCACCATGCCGCCCGTCAGCGTGGCGATGTCCTTGAGCATGTCCTTGCGGCGGTCGCCGAAGCCCGGCGCCTTCACCGCGGCCACGTTGAGCACGCCGCGGATCTTGTTGACCACCAGGGTGGCCAGCGCCTCGCCCTCGATGTCGTCCGCGATGATGAGCAGCGGCTTGCCCGAGCGCGCCACCGCCTCCAGCACGGGGATCATGTCCTGCATCGACGAGACCTTCTTCTCGCTGATGAGGATGTAGGGGTCGTCCAGGACGACCTCCATGCGGTCGCGGTTGGTCACGAAGTACGGCGACACGTAGCCGCGGTCGAACTGCATGCCCTCCACCACGTCGAGCGTCGTCTCCAGGCCCTTGGCCTCCTCGACGGTGATGACGCCCTCCTTGCCCACCTTCTCCATCGCGTCCGCGATGATGTGGCCAATGGTCTCGTCGCCGTTGGCGGAGATGGTGCCCACCTGCGCGATGGCGTGCTTGTCGGTCGTGGGCTTGGAGAGCTTCTTCAGCTCCGCGACCACCACCTCCACCGCCTTGTCGATGCCGCGCTTGAGGTCCATGGGGCTGTGGCCGGCGGCCACCAGCTTCAGGCCCTCCTCATAGATGGCGCGCGCGAGCACCGTCGCCGTCGTCGTGCCGTCGCCCGCCTTGTCGGAGGTCTTCGACGCGACCTCCTTCACCATCTGCGCGCCCATGTTCTCGAAACGGTTCTCGAGATCGATCTCCTTGGCGACGGTGACGCCGTCCTTGGTGATCGTGGGCGAGCCGAAGCTCTTCTCGATGACGACATTGCGGCCCTTGGGACCGAGCGTCACCGCGACCGCATCCGCGAGGATCCGGACGCCGCGCAGGATGGAATCGCGCGCGGACTGATGGAAGAAGATTTCCTTCGCTGCCATCGCAACCTCCGATAATACTTGGGGAATTTCTACGAATGGGGATGGCCGTTAGCACTCGGCCATGTCGAGCGCCAACATAAGGGTCGCATCGACGATGTCAACGGAAAGGGGCAGGCGTGTGACCCTGAGGACGCCTTCTGGCCCGCCCGGGTGGGGGCCCCGGCGACCGGGGACGGCGGCTATTCCGCGAAGCGGACGAGGTTGAGCAGCTGCCCCATGTCCAGGGGTTTCTGCAGGGTGATGGCCACCCCCTTGCGCAGGCCCCGGTCGGAGATGTTGGCGTCGGTGCTGGCCGTCATCATCAGGACGGAGATGCTCTGGAAGCGGGGGTCCGCCTTCAGCATCTCCGTGAAGTGGATGCCGTCCAGGTGGGGCATCAGGTAGTCGGTGATGACCAGCCCCACGGGGTGCCGCTCCATGATGTCCAGGGCCTGGAGCGCGTCCGACGCCGAGAACACGGTGTACCCGTGCATCTCCAGGTAGCGAGAGAGCATGGTGCACAGCTCGTAATCGTCGTCTACGACCAGGATGTTCACGGGGTTCGGGCCGAAACGGGGCGCTGGAAGGTAACAGCCACGCCGGTCGTTGACAACGCGAAGGACGGCTTCTTAGCTGCCTGCCCGAATGGCGAAGCGCACGGCGAAGCAAGGGGAGGCGCGAGGCGTGGACGCGCGACTGGACGGGGTGGCGGACGCCTTCGAGGCCCAGGACTTCGAGGCCGCGCTCGTCGGCGCCGACGCCCTCCTCCGGGACGTCCCGGAGTCACCAGAAGCCCTGCACTACCGGGCCGCGGCGCTGGTGGAGGTGGGCCGGCTGGAGGACGCGGGCCGGGCCTACGGCGCCGCGCTCAAGGCCGCGCCGGAGGACCTGGAGATCCTCTTCGGGGCGGCGGAGTTCCTCGTCTGCCGCACGGGTGAGGACCGCGAGGCGGTGGAGGAAGGGCTGGAGTGGTGCGGCCGCGGGAGGAAGCTCGCGCAGAAGGCCGACGACGTGGAGCTCGTCTACGAGTTCCTGCTGCTGGAGGGCATGGGCCTCAACCAGCTGGGCGAGTGCGAGTCCGCGCTCAAGAGCCTGGACGCGGCGCTCATGCACATGCCTCGCTCGCCGGACGCGCAGCTGGAGCGGGGCATCGCGCTGTTCGAGCTGTGCCGCTTCGCCCCCGCGCAGGAGTCCTTCGAGCGGGTGCTGAAGGACGCGCCGGACGAGGCCTGGGCGCACCACTACCTGGGGCTCCTCGCGGAGCGGCGCGGGGACGGGCGCGAGGCGAAGAAGCGCTTCGGGCGGGCGCAGACGCTGGCGCCCGAGGAGCTGCCGCCGCCGGTGGCGCTGGAAGAGGCGGCGTTCGACCGCGCGGTGGAGGACGCGATGGGCGCCCTGCCCTCGCAGGTGAAGCAGTACATGGACAACGTCACCCTGGCGGTGGAGGACCTGCCGTCGGACGAGGACCTCTTGGGTCAGCAGCCGCCCCTGTCCCCGTGCATCCTGGGGGTGTTCCGGGGCACGCCGGTGGGCGAGCGCAGCGTGATGGACGCGGCGGATCACTTCCCGCCGTCCATCGTGCTGTACCAGAAGAACCTGGAGCGCTTCGCGCGCACCCGCGAGGAGCTGATCGAGCAGATTGGCATCACGGTGATGCATGAAGTGGGTCACCTGATGGGTCTGGATGAAGACGACCTCTGGGAGCGGGGACTGGACTAGCCCCGCGCTCCCCTGCCCTGATGCGTGCCATGCATGCACGGATGAGGCTGGGGCTGATGGCGATGCTGGGCATGGCGGGGTGCACGGGCGGAGGGAGCGAGGTGCCGCGCGAGTGTCCACGGGTGAAGGTGTTCGCGCGCTCGGCCAGCGGCACGTGCCAGGGCTTCGAGACGCCGTGTGACGTGCCGGACGGCTATGTCGCGTGCTGTGGCGGGCTCTTCGGAGGCTGCGCGACGGATGTGTCGGGGACGCACTGCGTGGATGATCCATCCGACACGTGCACGCCCGGCTCCGGGGCGGACTGCCCCGGCATCTGCCAGGCGAGCAGCGGCGGCTGAATCGAAGACGGTGGCGGTGGGACGCCATCCATCCGGCAGCTTCGTGAGGTTCGTGTTCACGAGCGCCGGCTGCGCGTCGATGTCGCTGAACTGGACCCAGGAGTAGACGGGCTGTCAGCCGGGAACCTTGTCCTCGGTCGTGACGGCGGGCACATGCCGACGCTCCAGGACGATTTCACGCTCTTCCAGTGCGACGAGTACGCGCTGATCTCCGCGCGGAAGGCGTGACCGCGGTTGACGGACCGGGCGCAAGCGGCGGTAATCGGAGTTGGTAGAGCCTCCGGACCTGGTGGCCGGCCCGGTCTTCAAAACCGGTGAGGGGCTGCGAGAGCAGTCCCTGGCGAGTTCGATTCCCGTGCTCTACCGCCAATACTTCCGAGGGGTTACGCCCCCATACTGCCATCTTCGCAGTATCGGACCCGTCCAGCAGCGTCCGGTGGAGTCTACCTGATGTCGTTAGCGCGTCGTTAGCGGCAACGGCCTGATGGGCCCCTTGAATCGCGTCTCCACGGGGTGATGGGCGCTACGCCGGGTCCAGGTTCCAGGCCCCCTCCTCCCATCGCTTCAGAACCTCTGATGCCTCAAACGCCGCCAACCCCTCCCCGCCTGCGGCGTGCTCCAGGACGGCCTTCGCTTCGTCAGTCCTGTAGCGGAGGAGATACGCCGCTGCTGCGACTCGTACGTCCATCCGAGAGTGTCTCAGTAGAACCGTGAGCGCTTCGCGACCTTCGTCCCCGAAGTCTCGGAGCTTCTTCATCGCAGTTTCGTACTTCTTTGCGTGCTTGTTGCCGGTCTTGGCATCTCCTCGGAAGATCGCGTCAGTCTGCGCCTCAACGTGATAGGCGAAGTCATCGACGAGTGCTGTAGGCGTCATCGCCAATATCCTTTCTTGATGTTCTCGATTGCCCGCAGACCGAACGCTCGTTGTGCTTCGAGTGACTGGGCACTCAGCCACTGCCTCACGGTCAGCGACTCTGCGCCGGTAATGAACTGGCGCTTGGACGAGTAGAATGCGCTCACCGAGTTATGAAGTGCCTTGTCGAGCGGGATGATGTTCTCGGTGTTGTGGAGCGCCTGCGGTCCGAAGCGTGCCGCGTTCCCGTCCGTCTGCTCCACGATGTGGTGCCACTCCTTGCCCTCCCCTGCTGGCCCCATGGCCCTCTTGAACGACTTGAAGGACGAGTAGCCCTTCGGCCCGCTCGACGGCGCTGCACCCTGTGCGCCTTCACCGCTTCCGCCACCTGAACCCGCCGAATCCCCTGCCTTCAGAAGGATGATGGCCGCCCCCGGCCCTCCGCTCAACACCGACGCCGCGCGTCCTACTGGCACCGCGACGCGCTCCAACGCTAGTGCGCCCTCCGACGACAGCGAGAGCACCGGCAACGTGGCTTCCGCACCCGCCGACAATCCCGTCAACGTGCGCGTCGTGGCCGAGGCCGCCCCCCAGGTCGCGATGACGTTCGTCGTCAGCCGCGCCACCTCGCGGACCTGCTCGCCCTGCGTCATGTACCGAAAGCGCTCCCAGTACGCGGGCGATGACGCGATGAGGGCCGCGACGCCAGCGGGCAGGTTGCTCAGCGCCGCGACGCTGTCCATGGGGCGGGAGAGGGTCTGTCCCAGCGCGTGGTACAGCTCCACGAAGGCGTCCTGTGCCCCATCCAGCGAGCGACTGATGACATCCGCGTCGCTGTAAACCTCGGCCAGGGGCCGCCAGTCCGAGGCCTGGAGCTGCGCGTCCACGGCGCGGAAGACACCGCCCTTGCCGCTGTAGAAGCGGCCCAGCTCGAAGTTGCCCGCCCGGAAGGCGCCGTCCTTCCATTCGACGGGTGCCACCTTCTGCTGCGTGTTTCCGTTGAGGGCCCATGCGAGGTAGCCATCCGGTCGGAGGACAGCCACCTGCTCCCGGGCGAATCGCTCCACGCGGCGCAGCAGCTCCTCGCGGGAGACTTCGCCACGCTCCAGCACCTCGCGCAGCAGGAAGCCCGCCGCCATGCGGGGCGGAAAGTTGCCCAGCGTCACCGGCTTCTGCATCAGCTGGCCCAGCAGCCTCGCGGCCTGCGCAGGAGTCAGCGCCCCGCCCGCCAGGGGACGCACGTCCTGGGCCTCCAGCCCGGCGTCCGTGAGTAGCTTCTCCCAGGAGTCCTCTTCGGACGCGCTGCGCGGCATGGCATCGCGGACCGGCCCTGCCACACTGCCGCCACCGGCCCCCGTTG comes from the Corallococcus silvisoli genome and includes:
- the groL gene encoding chaperonin GroEL (60 kDa chaperone family; promotes refolding of misfolded polypeptides especially under stressful conditions; forms two stacked rings of heptamers to form a barrel-shaped 14mer; ends can be capped by GroES; misfolded proteins enter the barrel where they are refolded when GroES binds) encodes the protein MAAKEIFFHQSARDSILRGVRILADAVAVTLGPKGRNVVIEKSFGSPTITKDGVTVAKEIDLENRFENMGAQMVKEVASKTSDKAGDGTTTATVLARAIYEEGLKLVAAGHSPMDLKRGIDKAVEVVVAELKKLSKPTTDKHAIAQVGTISANGDETIGHIIADAMEKVGKEGVITVEEAKGLETTLDVVEGMQFDRGYVSPYFVTNRDRMEVVLDDPYILISEKKVSSMQDMIPVLEAVARSGKPLLIIADDIEGEALATLVVNKIRGVLNVAAVKAPGFGDRRKDMLKDIATLTGGMVVSEELGHKYENLTLNDLGRAKRITVDKDNTTLVDGAGQKSEIEGRIKLIRTQIETVTSDYDREKLQERMAKLVGGVAVINVGAATEVEMKEKKARVEDALHATRAAVEEGIVPGGGVAYIRSLKALDALKLGGEQDFGVEIIRKAVTEPLRKIASNAGVEGAVVINKVKEGTGAFGFNARTETYEDLEKAGVIDPTKVERTALQNAASVASLLLTTEAMIAERPKKKAKGGAGGAGGMPEYGGDDMDY
- a CDS encoding response regulator; the encoded protein is MNILVVDDDYELCTMLSRYLEMHGYTVFSASDALQALDIMERHPVGLVITDYLMPHLDGIHFTEMLKADPRFQSISVLMMTASTDANISDRGLRKGVAITLQKPLDMGQLLNLVRFAE
- a CDS encoding DUF2019 domain-containing protein, with amino-acid sequence MTPTALVDDFAYHVEAQTDAIFRGDAKTGNKHAKKYETAMKKLRDFGDEGREALTVLLRHSRMDVRVAAAAYLLRYRTDEAKAVLEHAAGGEGLAAFEASEVLKRWEEGAWNLDPA
- the sinK gene encoding hybrid histidine protein kinase/response regulator SinK translates to METPSPLAQLLQALDAGDLPAARLAAAALQRANAHTHQVAAEVLHELRQPLLGAKAYAQLLAEEGGSSGPLKLLLAQVERMEQIVSDFIRLASERPAPQQRLSLAAPIWAAAKVFSVNPDSARISLEVEAPEDLPIQGNARLIEQLTLNLLNNARDAMSGRGRVKVTLAREGASTALYVSDWGPGIPEELRARIFEPYVSASKRGTGLGLAVCRRIAQEHHAQIALVPPTTLRDVPPPATVFRVLFPPTDAPRPPRKRLLVVDDEGIIRMVFKDLMDKECEVIEAATGEAALELLRSSKVDLIVTDKNLPGLSGLELAQHARRLDPTSRVILMTGYPSLVTTQQALQLGVVDYLLKPFDDIRQVRALLRQALYTPPAPPAPASTTATRRVDVLEDHPATARLISEALALLGLEARVVPGAEVAAMEPPVGVVVSWDFAPAYGKKALELARGLSQGAPFVVLAEHLTMETALASLRAGAAACLPKLLSDTTALSRELGLAFKKAQP
- a CDS encoding metallopeptidase family protein; this translates as MAKRTAKQGEARGVDARLDGVADAFEAQDFEAALVGADALLRDVPESPEALHYRAAALVEVGRLEDAGRAYGAALKAAPEDLEILFGAAEFLVCRTGEDREAVEEGLEWCGRGRKLAQKADDVELVYEFLLLEGMGLNQLGECESALKSLDAALMHMPRSPDAQLERGIALFELCRFAPAQESFERVLKDAPDEAWAHHYLGLLAERRGDGREAKKRFGRAQTLAPEELPPPVALEEAAFDRAVEDAMGALPSQVKQYMDNVTLAVEDLPSDEDLLGQQPPLSPCILGVFRGTPVGERSVMDAADHFPPSIVLYQKNLERFARTREELIEQIGITVMHEVGHLMGLDEDDLWERGLD